A region of Myxococcus stipitatus DSM 14675 DNA encodes the following proteins:
- the ptsP gene encoding phosphoenolpyruvate--protein phosphotransferase, whose protein sequence is MSSQATPTLRLMGIGASPGVAVGHAFILDRKRIRTPKLRLAEAEVEPERMRMKTAVDLSDRQLIELKDQITRTEGSDHALILEAHRLMLQDPMLVDAVNQLIVEDRINAEWAVRRVARKIKHLFDNIPDEYFRERRSDVDYVADRIIRNLMGQVVDEEVEVPAEAIVVAHDLPPADAAMMARSGRVAGFVTDLGGHTSHTAIVARARETPAVVGAGRASEQISPGDLVAMDGTRGLVLVNPTEEQLQSFREEQRRHRDAEQLALATKDLAAVSTDDFRIRLNGNMEFLEEIPSLLAHGAEGIGLYRTEFMFLDRKTAPTEEEHYRAYRQVLEAMGGRPVTIRTLDLGGDKVPGKTKHEKEPNPAMGLRAIRYCLSNRELFRTQLRALLRASVHGNLRLMFPLICGVSELREARAELEACRTELGRAGVPVGKRFPVGIMVETPSAAMIADRLAQEADFFSVGTNDLIQYSLAIDRQNREVAYLYRPLHLSVLRMLETIVDAAKAANIPVSMCGEMAGDPLYTLVLLAMGFDELSMTSGQIPAVKGFIRRVGRAEAKELLREAMELTTAEEIERFMRTEMERRFGVVSS, encoded by the coding sequence GTGAGCAGCCAGGCCACCCCCACACTGCGGTTGATGGGCATCGGCGCCTCACCCGGCGTGGCGGTCGGCCACGCGTTCATCCTCGACCGGAAGCGCATCCGCACCCCCAAGCTGCGGCTGGCGGAGGCGGAGGTCGAGCCCGAGCGCATGCGCATGAAGACGGCGGTGGACCTGTCCGACCGCCAGCTCATCGAGCTCAAGGACCAGATCACGCGCACCGAGGGCAGCGACCACGCCCTCATCCTGGAAGCGCACCGGCTGATGCTCCAGGACCCGATGCTGGTGGACGCCGTCAACCAGCTCATCGTCGAGGACCGCATCAACGCGGAGTGGGCCGTGCGCCGCGTGGCCCGCAAGATAAAGCACCTGTTCGACAACATCCCGGACGAGTACTTCCGCGAGCGTCGCTCGGACGTGGACTACGTCGCCGACCGCATCATCCGCAACCTGATGGGGCAGGTGGTCGACGAAGAGGTGGAGGTCCCCGCGGAGGCCATCGTCGTCGCACATGACCTGCCCCCGGCTGACGCCGCCATGATGGCGCGCAGCGGCCGGGTGGCGGGCTTCGTGACGGACCTGGGCGGCCACACCAGCCACACGGCCATCGTCGCGCGCGCGCGGGAGACGCCCGCCGTCGTGGGCGCGGGCCGGGCCAGCGAGCAGATCTCCCCGGGCGACCTCGTCGCCATGGACGGCACGCGGGGCCTGGTCCTGGTGAACCCCACGGAGGAGCAGCTCCAGAGCTTCCGTGAGGAGCAGCGCCGGCACCGGGACGCGGAGCAGCTGGCGCTCGCGACCAAGGACCTGGCGGCGGTGAGCACGGACGACTTCCGCATCCGGCTCAACGGGAACATGGAGTTCCTGGAGGAGATTCCGTCCCTGCTCGCGCACGGCGCGGAGGGCATTGGCCTGTACCGCACCGAGTTCATGTTCCTGGACCGGAAGACGGCACCCACGGAGGAGGAGCACTACCGCGCCTACCGCCAGGTGCTGGAGGCCATGGGCGGGCGTCCCGTCACCATCCGCACGCTGGATTTGGGCGGCGACAAGGTGCCGGGCAAGACGAAGCACGAGAAGGAGCCCAACCCGGCGATGGGCCTGAGGGCCATCCGCTACTGCCTGTCCAACCGGGAGCTGTTCCGCACCCAGCTGCGCGCGCTCCTGCGCGCCAGCGTGCACGGCAACCTGCGGCTGATGTTCCCCCTCATCTGCGGGGTGAGCGAGCTGCGCGAGGCGCGCGCCGAGCTGGAGGCGTGCCGCACGGAGCTGGGCCGCGCGGGGGTGCCCGTGGGCAAGCGCTTCCCGGTGGGCATCATGGTGGAGACGCCGAGCGCGGCCATGATTGCGGACCGGCTGGCGCAGGAGGCGGACTTCTTCTCGGTGGGGACCAACGACCTCATCCAGTACTCGCTGGCCATCGACAGACAGAACCGCGAGGTGGCCTACCTCTACCGCCCGCTGCACCTGTCCGTGCTGCGCATGCTGGAGACCATCGTCGACGCCGCCAAGGCCGCCAACATCCCCGTGTCCATGTGCGGGGAGATGGCGGGCGACCCGCTCTACACGCTGGTGCTGCTGGCCATGGGCTTCGACGAGCTGTCCATGACGTCCGGGCAGATTCCGGCGGTGAAGGGCTTCATCCGGCGCGTGGGCCGCGCGGAGGCGAAGGAGCTGCTGCGCGAGGCCATGGAGCTCACCACCGCGGAGGAGATAGAGCGCTTCATGCGCACGGAGATGGAGCGCCGCTTCGGCGTCGTCTCCTCGTAG
- a CDS encoding MgtC/SapB family protein, with translation MDERVIALRLGLAALLGAVLGLERELRGHAAGLRTHIIVSLGACLFTLSSVFIEWTLGSGAPEGSRADVSRIASQVVVGIGFLGAGAIIRDQGSIRGLTTAANLWLTASVGLSIGMGFYVAALTTVLIALLALAGLRPVERLIRQRRIRRGLKVEGAPPDGPD, from the coding sequence GTGGACGAGAGAGTCATCGCCCTGCGGCTGGGTCTCGCGGCGCTCCTGGGCGCCGTGCTGGGCTTGGAGCGTGAGCTGCGGGGCCACGCCGCCGGGCTGCGCACCCACATCATCGTGTCCCTGGGCGCGTGCCTCTTCACGCTGTCCAGCGTCTTCATCGAGTGGACGCTGGGCAGCGGTGCCCCGGAGGGCTCTCGCGCGGACGTCAGCCGCATCGCCAGCCAGGTGGTGGTGGGCATCGGCTTCCTGGGTGCGGGCGCCATCATCCGCGACCAGGGGAGCATCCGCGGCCTGACGACGGCGGCGAACCTGTGGCTCACCGCGTCCGTGGGGCTGAGCATCGGCATGGGCTTCTACGTGGCCGCGCTCACCACCGTGCTCATCGCCCTGCTCGCGCTCGCGGGCCTGCGCCCCGTGGAGCGGCTCATCCGCCAGCGCCGCATCCGCAGGGGCTTGAAGGTGGAGGGAGCCCCTCCCGACGGCCCGGACTGA
- a CDS encoding efflux RND transporter permease subunit produces MSGAPRNPNSHSRFAYAFARLLVRKPGTVLAILLTLLAVSTWATLKLRINSNQLDLISQDLQEVKDVKQVIDMVGGSGFLMLALRSSDEAAMKRTADDIAGMLQADKENVRTVSYKLPVEFIQQNMVLFVKTEDLVEGKRRIMAFLEDKLRRSNPFYIDMGATKPVELNLQDLVDKYSSVGKKSIRDDYNISADKKMVLILIKPMWDTTEIGKTKTYLDKLNADLAAYSTQPGKVKLVEDYQLMGDAQTVAYGYTGSYKTTVDDSFAIEESLHPVTIIALVTIFLITILFFRKLAPTFIVVSGTVIGTIYTLGFTYATVGELNMITSILGGILMGFGIDYGIHFTFRTRLELGAGKPYDEAIIDAFVNAGRPAAVAAVVTGGSFFVLMVSEFRGFSQFGFLAGAGTLILGITLFVWSAALLALFGRINPEWPKKLIGVMKPPPVNSSSGKELRIPRPGLVLGVSTAAVALICAAAVPWAGTGEPPEGKLSFFQRVTHGVGFNYNTRALIPDGMTSVLLQDEINVRFNISSDPMAIYTKDLDEAEGVYRELTQNAHKYPSIDQVVSVFTFVPPEATAKANEKVLQEWKQDMANLEARGFSIAALPPEMQDKAAFFMKVLDAKPFDVHGVPENYKSQFKNLPTAHPDNHGWLTFIYSSVDLFDGQKMMQFADETRGIPVTYYPGRFDKNEFDPKVAEATKEFRAAGATQLYAKLARIVLWDGKVTVVLTALWILAMHFLDFRNVKLALASVIPLGVGVAMMLGIMSMTGLRLNFMNIIILPILLGFGVSHGLYLLHRFLEGTSPLVALRSVGAAVASSTLTAVAGFAALLAAAHNGLRSMGMVACIGLITTLIVSFTVLAAVMQLMHDRRQRESSGGPGATGDSTGEQGSNKAA; encoded by the coding sequence ATGAGCGGCGCACCTCGAAACCCGAACTCCCATTCTCGCTTCGCCTATGCCTTCGCGAGGCTCCTGGTCCGTAAGCCCGGCACCGTCCTGGCCATCCTGCTGACGCTCTTGGCGGTGTCCACCTGGGCCACGCTGAAGCTGCGCATCAACTCGAACCAGCTCGACCTCATCTCCCAGGACCTGCAGGAGGTGAAGGACGTCAAGCAGGTCATCGACATGGTGGGCGGCAGCGGCTTCCTGATGCTGGCGCTGCGCTCGTCGGATGAAGCGGCGATGAAGCGCACGGCGGACGACATCGCCGGGATGCTCCAGGCGGACAAGGAGAACGTCCGCACCGTCAGCTACAAGCTGCCCGTCGAGTTCATCCAGCAGAACATGGTCCTCTTCGTGAAGACGGAGGACCTGGTGGAAGGCAAGCGCCGCATCATGGCCTTCCTCGAGGACAAGCTGCGCCGCAGCAACCCCTTCTACATCGACATGGGCGCCACCAAGCCCGTGGAGCTCAACCTCCAGGACCTGGTCGACAAGTACTCCTCCGTCGGCAAGAAGAGCATCCGGGACGACTACAACATCTCCGCCGACAAGAAGATGGTGCTCATCCTCATCAAGCCGATGTGGGACACCACCGAGATCGGCAAGACGAAGACGTACCTGGACAAGCTCAACGCGGACCTCGCCGCGTACTCCACGCAGCCCGGCAAGGTGAAGCTGGTGGAGGACTACCAGCTCATGGGCGACGCGCAGACGGTCGCCTACGGCTACACCGGCTCGTACAAGACGACGGTGGATGACTCGTTCGCCATCGAGGAGTCGCTGCACCCCGTCACCATCATCGCGCTGGTGACCATCTTCCTCATCACCATCCTGTTCTTCCGGAAGCTGGCGCCGACGTTCATCGTCGTGTCCGGCACGGTGATTGGCACCATCTACACGCTGGGCTTCACCTACGCGACGGTGGGCGAGCTCAACATGATCACGTCCATCCTGGGCGGCATCCTGATGGGCTTCGGCATCGACTACGGCATCCACTTCACCTTCCGCACGCGGCTGGAGCTGGGCGCGGGCAAGCCGTACGACGAGGCCATCATCGACGCGTTCGTCAACGCGGGCCGTCCCGCCGCGGTGGCGGCGGTGGTGACGGGTGGCTCGTTCTTCGTGCTGATGGTCAGCGAGTTCCGCGGCTTCAGCCAGTTCGGCTTCCTGGCCGGCGCCGGCACGCTCATCCTGGGCATCACCCTGTTCGTGTGGAGCGCGGCGCTGCTGGCGCTGTTCGGCCGCATCAACCCGGAGTGGCCCAAGAAGCTCATCGGCGTGATGAAGCCGCCCCCGGTCAACTCCAGCAGCGGCAAGGAATTGCGCATCCCCCGCCCCGGCCTGGTGCTGGGCGTGAGCACCGCCGCCGTCGCCCTCATCTGCGCGGCGGCCGTCCCCTGGGCGGGCACGGGCGAGCCTCCCGAGGGCAAGCTCAGCTTCTTCCAGCGCGTCACGCACGGCGTGGGCTTCAACTACAACACCCGCGCGCTCATCCCGGACGGCATGACGTCCGTGCTGCTCCAGGACGAGATCAACGTCCGCTTCAACATCTCCAGCGACCCGATGGCCATCTACACCAAGGACCTGGACGAGGCCGAGGGTGTGTACCGGGAGCTGACGCAGAACGCGCACAAGTACCCGTCCATCGACCAGGTGGTGAGCGTCTTCACCTTCGTCCCGCCGGAGGCCACCGCCAAGGCCAACGAGAAGGTCCTCCAGGAGTGGAAGCAGGACATGGCGAACCTGGAGGCCCGGGGCTTCTCCATCGCCGCGCTGCCGCCGGAGATGCAGGACAAGGCCGCCTTCTTCATGAAGGTGCTGGATGCCAAGCCCTTCGACGTGCACGGCGTGCCGGAGAACTACAAGAGCCAGTTCAAGAACCTGCCCACCGCCCATCCGGACAACCACGGCTGGCTGACGTTCATCTACTCGAGCGTGGACCTGTTCGACGGCCAGAAGATGATGCAGTTCGCCGACGAGACGCGCGGCATCCCCGTCACGTACTACCCGGGCCGCTTCGACAAGAACGAGTTCGACCCGAAGGTGGCCGAGGCGACGAAGGAGTTCCGCGCCGCGGGCGCCACGCAGCTCTACGCGAAGCTGGCGCGCATCGTGCTCTGGGACGGCAAGGTCACCGTGGTGCTCACGGCCCTGTGGATCCTCGCCATGCACTTCCTGGACTTCCGCAACGTGAAGCTGGCGCTGGCGTCGGTGATTCCGCTGGGCGTGGGCGTGGCGATGATGTTGGGCATCATGTCCATGACGGGCCTGCGCCTGAACTTCATGAACATCATCATCCTGCCCATCCTGCTGGGCTTCGGGGTGAGCCACGGCCTGTACCTCTTGCACCGCTTCCTGGAAGGCACCTCGCCACTCGTCGCGCTGCGCAGCGTGGGCGCCGCGGTGGCGTCCTCCACGCTGACGGCGGTGGCGGGCTTCGCCGCGCTGCTGGCCGCGGCCCACAACGGCCTGCGCTCCATGGGCATGGTGGCCTGCATCGGCCTCATCACCACGCTGATTGTGTCCTTCACGGTGCTGGCCGCGGTGATGCAGCTCATGCATGACCGCCGGCAGCGCGAGTCGTCGGGTGGCCCCGGGGCCACCGGGGACAGCACCGGCGAGCAGGGCTCCAACAAGGCGGCCTGA
- a CDS encoding MXAN_6521/LA_1396 family lipoprotein, whose product MTMMRWAPVLGLGLLAGCSAVKSSRIRDDYAQVDRKETKRLVVVAQPLPDEKPAVGELWSLIARQWVNQNRDFIVKDNVSLPGRPTDATFKELCVEGVEGVLWLDPRISLKGDGAEAEVKAQLLRCRDSQEVWAAEAAGSWSSTDEDYAARVNKFSQELGEEVAPYVVPTTKLLAATLETLPNPELTEADKDEKIELGE is encoded by the coding sequence ATGACGATGATGCGATGGGCGCCGGTGCTCGGGCTGGGGCTGCTCGCGGGCTGCTCCGCGGTGAAGTCGAGCCGCATCCGCGACGACTACGCCCAGGTGGACCGCAAGGAGACGAAGCGGCTGGTGGTGGTGGCGCAGCCCCTGCCGGACGAGAAGCCCGCGGTGGGGGAGCTGTGGAGCCTCATCGCGCGCCAGTGGGTGAACCAGAACCGCGACTTCATCGTGAAGGACAACGTCTCGCTGCCGGGCCGCCCCACGGACGCCACCTTCAAGGAGCTGTGCGTGGAGGGCGTGGAGGGCGTGCTCTGGCTGGACCCGCGCATCTCGCTCAAGGGCGACGGCGCGGAGGCCGAGGTGAAGGCGCAGCTCCTGCGGTGCCGCGACAGCCAGGAGGTCTGGGCGGCGGAGGCCGCGGGGAGCTGGAGCTCCACCGACGAGGACTACGCGGCGCGGGTGAACAAGTTCAGCCAGGAGCTGGGCGAGGAGGTGGCGCCGTATGTCGTGCCCACCACGAAGCTGCTGGCGGCCACGCTCGAGACGTTGCCCAATCCCGAACTGACCGAAGCGGACAAGGACGAGAAAATCGAGCTGGGTGAGTAG
- a CDS encoding HPr family phosphocarrier protein, protein MATVAEGTYEIINELGLHARAAAQMVKVANRFKSDVLIEAQGQRANAKSIMGVLMLAAAKGVQVKLTCKGDDAQACLEELAKLIGDRFGESK, encoded by the coding sequence ATACGAGATCATCAACGAGCTGGGGCTGCATGCCCGGGCCGCGGCGCAGATGGTCAAGGTGGCCAACCGCTTCAAGAGCGACGTGCTCATCGAGGCGCAAGGTCAGCGGGCCAACGCCAAGTCCATCATGGGCGTGCTGATGCTGGCGGCGGCGAAGGGAGTGCAGGTGAAGTTGACCTGTAAGGGAGACGACGCGCAGGCGTGCCTGGAGGAGCTGGCGAAGCTTATCGGGGACCGTTTTGGCGAGTCGAAGTGA